The following proteins are encoded in a genomic region of Ailuropoda melanoleuca isolate Jingjing chromosome 10, ASM200744v2, whole genome shotgun sequence:
- the DNASE1 gene encoding deoxyribonuclease-1 isoform X1 → MRRARLMGALLALAGLLHVALSLKIAAFNIRTFGETKMSNTTLSHYIVQILSRYDIAVVQEVRDSHLTAVGRLLDILNQDDPDTYHYVVSEPLGRNSYKERYLFLFRPDQVSVRDSYQYDDGCEPCGNDTFNREPAIVWFHSPLTAVQEFAIVPLHAAPLDAVAEMDALYDVYLDVRQKWDLEDIMLMGDFNAGCSYVTPSQWASIRLRTSPAFQWLIPDTADTTSTATHCAYDRIVVAGTLLQHAIVPDSATPFDFQAAYGLSSQLTQAISDHYPVEVMLQRA, encoded by the exons ATGAGGCGCGCCAGGCTGATGGGGGCACTGCTTGCCCTGGCCGGGCTGCTGCATGTGGCCCTGTCCCTGAAAATCGCAGCCTTCAACATCAGGACTTTTGGGGAGACGAAGATGTCCAATACCACGCTCTCCCACTACATCGTGCAG ATCCTGAGTCGCTACGACATCGCCGTTGTCCAGGAGGTCAGAGACAGCCACCTGACGGCCGTGGGGAGGCTGCTGGACATACTCAATCA GGATGACCCCGACACCTATCATTATGTGGTCAGCGAGCCGCTGGGCCGAAACAGCTACAAGGAACGCTACCTCTTCTTATTCAG ACCCGACCAGGTGTCCGTGCGGGACAGCTACCAGTATGACGACGGCTGCGAGCCCTGTGGGAACGACACCTTCAATCGTGAGCCCGCCATCGTCTGGTTCCACTCCCCGCTCACTG CGGTCCAAGAGTTCGCCATCGTTCCCCTGCACGCAGCGCCCCTGGATGCGGTGGCGGAGATGGATGCGCTTTATGACGTCTACCTCGATGTCCGGCAGAAGTGGGACCTGGAG GACATCATGCTCATGGGCGACTTCAACGCAGGCTGCAGCTATGTGACCCCCTCCCAGTGGGCCTCCATCCGCCTGCGCACGAGCCCAGCTTTCCAGTGGCTGATTCCTGACACTGCAGACACCACGTCCACAGCCACGCACTGTGCCTATGACAG GATCGTGGTGGCAGGAACACTGCTCCAGCATGCCATCGTCCCGGACTCGGCCACCCCCTTTGACTTCCAGGCTGCCTACGGCCTGAGCAGCCAGCTG ACCCAGGCCATCAGCGACCATTACCCGGTGGAGGTGATGCTGCAGAGGGCCTGA
- the DNASE1 gene encoding deoxyribonuclease-1 isoform X2, whose product MRRARLMGALLALAGLLHVALSLKIAAFNIRTFGETKMSNTTLSHYIVQILSRYDIAVVQEVRDSHLTAVGRLLDILNQDDPDTYHYVVSEPLGRNSYKERYLFLFRPDQVSVRDSYQYDDGCEPCGNDTFNREPAIVWFHSPLTAPLDAVAEMDALYDVYLDVRQKWDLEDIMLMGDFNAGCSYVTPSQWASIRLRTSPAFQWLIPDTADTTSTATHCAYDRIVVAGTLLQHAIVPDSATPFDFQAAYGLSSQLTQAISDHYPVEVMLQRA is encoded by the exons ATGAGGCGCGCCAGGCTGATGGGGGCACTGCTTGCCCTGGCCGGGCTGCTGCATGTGGCCCTGTCCCTGAAAATCGCAGCCTTCAACATCAGGACTTTTGGGGAGACGAAGATGTCCAATACCACGCTCTCCCACTACATCGTGCAG ATCCTGAGTCGCTACGACATCGCCGTTGTCCAGGAGGTCAGAGACAGCCACCTGACGGCCGTGGGGAGGCTGCTGGACATACTCAATCA GGATGACCCCGACACCTATCATTATGTGGTCAGCGAGCCGCTGGGCCGAAACAGCTACAAGGAACGCTACCTCTTCTTATTCAG ACCCGACCAGGTGTCCGTGCGGGACAGCTACCAGTATGACGACGGCTGCGAGCCCTGTGGGAACGACACCTTCAATCGTGAGCCCGCCATCGTCTGGTTCCACTCCCCGCTCACTG CGCCCCTGGATGCGGTGGCGGAGATGGATGCGCTTTATGACGTCTACCTCGATGTCCGGCAGAAGTGGGACCTGGAG GACATCATGCTCATGGGCGACTTCAACGCAGGCTGCAGCTATGTGACCCCCTCCCAGTGGGCCTCCATCCGCCTGCGCACGAGCCCAGCTTTCCAGTGGCTGATTCCTGACACTGCAGACACCACGTCCACAGCCACGCACTGTGCCTATGACAG GATCGTGGTGGCAGGAACACTGCTCCAGCATGCCATCGTCCCGGACTCGGCCACCCCCTTTGACTTCCAGGCTGCCTACGGCCTGAGCAGCCAGCTG ACCCAGGCCATCAGCGACCATTACCCGGTGGAGGTGATGCTGCAGAGGGCCTGA
- the LOC117804181 gene encoding cytochrome c oxidase subunit 7C, mitochondrial-like, which translates to MESIIWKADLGSRIWIKIGNTLTVFRLCAFHRTSSSAVLGQSVWRVTASVVCGRHCEVGPRKNLPFSVENMWLLIMMTLYFGSGFVAPFFIVRYELLKK; encoded by the coding sequence ATGGAAAGCATAATTTGGAAGGCAGATTTAGGAAGTAGAATATGGATAAAAATAGGAAACACTTTAACTGTCTTCCGTCTCTGTGCCTTTCACAGAACTTCCAGCAGTGCTGTGCTGGGACAGAGCGTCTGGAGGGTCACAGCCTCTGTAGTCTGTGGGAGACACTGTGAGGTGGGGCCAAGGAAGAATTTGCCATTTTCAGTGGAAAACATGTGGTTACTAATTATGATGACTTTGTACTTTGGATCTGGTTTTGTTGCACCTTTTTTTATAGTAAGATATGAACTGCTTAAGAAATAA